A region of Desulfovibrio sp. DNA encodes the following proteins:
- a CDS encoding fumarate reductase iron-sulfur subunit, with protein sequence MARMLKFNIFRYNPQDPASVPHMQSFAIDETESMTLFIVLNRLREEQDPSLQFDFCCRAGICGACAMVVNGRPGLACHTKTKDLPDEVTLMPLPIFKLVGDLSVDTGTWFRAMYKKIESWCHTKKVFDPNAQEERMDNAVAEAIYELDRCVECGCCVAACGTALMREDFLGATALNRVARFILDPRDERTEKEYFDIIGTDEGIFGCMGLLACQDVCPKYLPLQDVLGKLRKKMAFAAVNNILPSFLKREISL encoded by the coding sequence ATGGCCAGAATGCTGAAATTCAACATATTCCGTTACAACCCGCAGGATCCGGCGTCGGTCCCGCACATGCAGAGCTTCGCCATCGATGAGACGGAGTCCATGACCCTGTTCATCGTGCTGAACCGCCTGCGTGAAGAGCAGGATCCGTCGCTGCAGTTCGATTTCTGCTGCCGCGCAGGCATCTGCGGCGCCTGCGCCATGGTGGTCAACGGCCGCCCGGGCCTAGCCTGCCACACCAAAACCAAGGATCTGCCGGATGAGGTCACCCTCATGCCGCTGCCCATCTTCAAGCTGGTGGGGGATTTGTCCGTGGATACCGGAACCTGGTTTCGGGCCATGTACAAGAAGATCGAATCCTGGTGCCACACCAAGAAGGTCTTCGACCCCAACGCTCAGGAAGAGCGCATGGACAACGCCGTGGCCGAAGCCATCTACGAGCTCGACCGCTGCGTGGAGTGCGGATGCTGCGTGGCCGCCTGCGGCACGGCGCTCATGCGCGAGGACTTCCTCGGCGCCACTGCCCTAAACCGCGTGGCCCGCTTCATCCTGGACCCGCGCGACGAACGTACCGAGAAGGAATACTTCGATATCATCGGCACGGACGAGGGCATCTTCGGCTGTATGGGTCTTTTGGCCTGCCAGGACGTGTGCCCGAAATACCTGCCCCTGCAGGACGTGTTGGGCAAGCTGCGCAAGAAGATGGCCTTTGCCGCCGTCAACAACATCTTGCCCAGCTTCCTGAAGCGCGAGATCAGCTTGTAG
- a CDS encoding fumarate hydratase, producing the protein MRTIKAQTIIDKVAEMCIAANRELPEDVLEKFKNCQAAEESPAAKETFRQLLENAQLSKDTGLPLCQDCGLAVFFVEMGEDVKVEGMGIRQAINDGMVKGYKEGYLRKSSCDPFSRKNTGDNSPAIIHFDLVPGDKLKIWMMAKGGGSENMSRVMMFPPAAGWKGLREFIINRVAEAGPNPCPPILVGVGIGGNFELAAINSKKALLRDIDDTHSDPDVAKLEEEILAAINKLNIGPMGLGGKTTCLGVKIMVAPCHLASLPLAVNVQCHSARHKEVVL; encoded by the coding sequence ATGCGTACCATTAAAGCGCAGACGATCATCGACAAGGTGGCCGAGATGTGCATCGCGGCCAACCGGGAATTGCCCGAGGACGTCTTGGAGAAGTTCAAGAACTGCCAGGCCGCGGAAGAAAGCCCGGCCGCAAAGGAAACCTTCCGCCAGCTCCTGGAGAACGCTCAGCTTTCCAAGGACACCGGCCTCCCTCTCTGCCAGGACTGCGGCTTGGCCGTGTTCTTCGTGGAAATGGGCGAGGACGTGAAGGTCGAGGGCATGGGCATCCGCCAGGCCATCAACGACGGCATGGTCAAAGGGTACAAGGAAGGCTACCTGCGCAAGTCCTCGTGCGACCCTTTCAGCCGCAAGAACACCGGCGACAACTCCCCGGCGATCATCCACTTCGACCTGGTCCCCGGCGACAAGCTGAAGATATGGATGATGGCCAAGGGCGGCGGTTCCGAGAACATGAGCCGCGTGATGATGTTCCCTCCTGCCGCTGGCTGGAAGGGGCTGCGCGAGTTCATCATCAACCGGGTGGCCGAGGCCGGCCCCAACCCGTGCCCGCCGATTCTGGTTGGCGTGGGCATCGGCGGCAACTTCGAACTGGCGGCCATCAATTCCAAGAAAGCCCTCCTGCGCGACATCGATGACACGCACAGCGACCCCGATGTCGCCAAGCTCGAGGAAGAAATCCTGGCCGCCATCAACAAGCTGAACATCGGGCCCATGGGCCTGGGCGGCAAGACCACCTGCCTTGGCGTAAAGATCATGGTCGCACCGTGCCATCTGGCCAGCCTGCCCCTGGCAGTGAACGTTCAGTGCCACTCCGCGCGGCACAAGGAGGTGGTGCTCTAA